In the genome of Notamacropus eugenii isolate mMacEug1 chromosome 5, mMacEug1.pri_v2, whole genome shotgun sequence, one region contains:
- the LOC140505870 gene encoding neurabin-1-like isoform X1, with protein sequence MQGMNKLDLFSFQIEKDEKGLGILIRLFYDLADKDEKQPFVIILEIVEGGAAHKSGKFQVFDQILNVDGTNLVGLSREQIDSAFKKMGPSVWIQIGRETPENMKHLLKHLMKEEERKRCLLNSTKNQVLNEIPTKDIKAQFVSLFHIIKNDFCLKNKSLLLGSTV encoded by the exons ATGCAAGGAATGAATAAattggatttattttcttttcaaattgaaaaag ATGAAAAGGGACTCGGAATCCTTATTCGTCTCTTCTATGACCTAGCAGACAAGGATGAGAAGCAACCATTTGTCATTATCCTGGAAATTGTCGAAGGAGGAGCAGCACATAAATCTGGAAA GTTCCAAGTATTCGACCAGATCCTTAATGTAGATGGCACCAATCTAGTAGGATTATCCAGAGAGCAAATTGACtcggcttttaaaaaaatgggacCTAGTGTCTG GATTCAAATTGGAAGAGAGACACCTGAAAACATGAAGCATTTACTCAAACACCtaatgaaagaggaagaaaggaagagatgtcTCCTTAATTCAACCAAAAACCAGGTATTAAATGAAATACCTACAAAGGATATAAAAGCTCAATTTGTTTCACTATTCCACATTATTAAAAATGACTTCTGTCTAAAAAACAAATCTCTGTTGCTAGGTTCAACAGTCTAA
- the LOC140505870 gene encoding neurabin-1-like isoform X2: protein MYSLLCSGEDEKGLGILIRLFYDLADKDEKQPFVIILEIVEGGAAHKSGKFQVFDQILNVDGTNLVGLSREQIDSAFKKMGPSVWIQIGRETPENMKHLLKHLMKEEERKRCLLNSTKNQVLNEIPTKDIKAQFVSLFHIIKNDFCLKNKSLLLGSTV, encoded by the exons ATGTACTCTCTTCTCTGCAGTGGAGAAG ATGAAAAGGGACTCGGAATCCTTATTCGTCTCTTCTATGACCTAGCAGACAAGGATGAGAAGCAACCATTTGTCATTATCCTGGAAATTGTCGAAGGAGGAGCAGCACATAAATCTGGAAA GTTCCAAGTATTCGACCAGATCCTTAATGTAGATGGCACCAATCTAGTAGGATTATCCAGAGAGCAAATTGACtcggcttttaaaaaaatgggacCTAGTGTCTG GATTCAAATTGGAAGAGAGACACCTGAAAACATGAAGCATTTACTCAAACACCtaatgaaagaggaagaaaggaagagatgtcTCCTTAATTCAACCAAAAACCAGGTATTAAATGAAATACCTACAAAGGATATAAAAGCTCAATTTGTTTCACTATTCCACATTATTAAAAATGACTTCTGTCTAAAAAACAAATCTCTGTTGCTAGGTTCAACAGTCTAA